One Dysosmobacter welbionis DNA segment encodes these proteins:
- a CDS encoding CHAP domain-containing protein produces the protein MTEKELRAKVVSIAEKYLGCKESNGSHRKIIDLYNSHKPLARGYPVKYTDAWCATFVSAVFIEAGLTEIAPTECGCGAMINLYKKIGRWEENDAYVPSPGDVVMYDWQDNGVGDNTGAADHVGIVVSVSGNSIKVIEGNMSDAVGYRTLRVNGKYIRGYCLPKYSAKAGSTGSNTATPPSNGSASKPASAKKASEAARSFNKTLAGTYVVTANVGLHIRNGAGTGKASLAVLPKGTKVANYGYYTLVGNVKWLYVQVTYKGVTYTGFCSSQYLKK, from the coding sequence ATGACAGAAAAAGAACTGAGAGCCAAAGTAGTCTCGATTGCAGAGAAGTATCTCGGATGCAAGGAAAGCAATGGCTCGCATAGAAAAATCATCGACCTCTATAACAGTCACAAACCGCTTGCACGAGGCTACCCCGTGAAATACACAGACGCCTGGTGCGCAACTTTTGTGAGCGCTGTGTTTATTGAGGCCGGCTTGACAGAGATCGCGCCGACCGAATGCGGATGCGGAGCAATGATCAATCTTTATAAGAAGATCGGTCGTTGGGAAGAGAATGATGCCTATGTCCCCTCTCCGGGTGATGTTGTTATGTATGACTGGCAAGATAACGGCGTTGGTGATAATACCGGTGCCGCTGATCATGTTGGCATTGTGGTGAGTGTTTCCGGAAATTCCATCAAGGTCATCGAAGGAAATATGAGTGATGCCGTTGGGTATAGAACCTTGCGGGTGAATGGCAAATACATTCGAGGCTATTGCCTCCCCAAGTATTCTGCCAAAGCTGGTTCGACAGGTTCCAACACGGCAACACCGCCGAGTAATGGCTCGGCAAGCAAGCCCGCAAGTGCTAAAAAGGCATCTGAGGCAGCAAGGTCTTTCAATAAGACTTTGGCCGGTACTTATGTTGTCACGGCGAATGTTGGGCTGCATATCCGTAATGGTGCAGGAACCGGTAAGGCCAGTCTCGCCGTACTTCCCAAAGGTACAAAAGTTGCAAACTACGGGTACTACACACTTGTCGGCAATGTAAAGTGGCTTTATGTTCAGGTCACTTACAAGGGTGTCACATACACCGGATTTTGCAGTTCTCAGTATTTGAAGAAGTAA
- a CDS encoding phage tail protein: protein MYSVYADGVCIYNDAFALDNMKLASPKLTLEDNAAGSFVMTVPPSNLGYSTIIRMVTDIAVHKDGKEIWAGRVLSENEDFYRNRVLTCEGELAFFNDSTQPPAEYAGGTIREYLEAMIAIHNAKVGDNRKFTIGIVTVVDEDFPTYYTNYEKTITILNALVAQYGGHLRVRKEDGIRYLDYLADYPDTCSQTIQFGSNLIEHTKGWDMTEFATVIVPLGNRLDKSEIEALDAYLTVESVNEGSLYVQSSEAVKTYGWIEKTVTWDSVSDPEALLEKAKAYLADLQFDNMELEVSALDLHYLNANVEAVKLLDEIRVISRPHGLDRVFPVTKLEIPLDSPENTQFTLGDTVQTSLTSVNNQISAAILEKIEGLPKAHNILKEAKENATQIMTAATTGYITITRDEYGSDTLYISNIRDYTKADKLWKWNMNGLGYSKDYGKTFGLAITMDGSIVADYITTGVLNADVIRAGTLKDYGGNFSLDFESGKLTMKKGSIDIGDGNFTVDEEGNLTARRGTFAGTLAAAKGTFSGTLVGVDGNFKGVVQASDFLDRAGNSMMDDERFKSKYLSVYGLTVTNGVRTTFAVDSSGSVTIDGKVTLSAGSTINWASVTNQNLTSNPAYSLASTANANAATAKSAADDAYDEASAAWSRANKAYQDRCTDQNVFDVLTSGGTKFGIFSDSYSGRLYINADYIRSGTINADYIDLSCDYGGFCKGHGSDGQHTTYGAMMYGSNGPGWEPYIIVTNAGARISGTGADLVVSGGITMSEEPSYGSDLRIKNSIDYDLASYEAFFLALKPSTFKYNKGTSGRKHFGFIAQDVEQAMLDTGLTSDQLAALVKDPVKEILSDGIIDYRYSIRYGELIALNTHMIQKLYQMVEELLQQKEG, encoded by the coding sequence ATGTATTCTGTTTATGCCGATGGCGTCTGCATCTACAATGATGCCTTCGCGTTGGACAACATGAAGCTTGCAAGCCCCAAGCTGACGCTGGAAGACAATGCGGCCGGTTCCTTCGTGATGACGGTTCCGCCCTCCAATCTCGGATACAGCACCATCATCCGTATGGTGACTGACATCGCCGTCCACAAGGACGGAAAAGAGATCTGGGCGGGGCGCGTCCTCTCTGAAAACGAGGACTTTTACAGAAACCGGGTGCTTACTTGCGAGGGCGAGCTTGCATTCTTCAACGACAGCACACAGCCGCCTGCGGAGTACGCCGGAGGGACGATTCGTGAGTACCTTGAGGCGATGATCGCCATTCACAACGCAAAGGTCGGAGACAACCGGAAGTTCACCATCGGCATTGTTACTGTGGTGGATGAAGATTTTCCGACTTATTACACCAACTATGAAAAGACCATCACGATCTTGAATGCGTTGGTGGCGCAGTACGGCGGTCATCTGCGGGTGCGTAAGGAAGACGGCATCCGCTATCTCGACTATTTGGCTGATTACCCCGACACTTGCAGCCAGACGATCCAGTTCGGCTCCAACCTCATCGAACACACCAAGGGATGGGATATGACGGAGTTCGCAACGGTCATCGTTCCGCTTGGCAACAGGCTTGACAAGAGCGAGATCGAGGCATTGGACGCCTATCTGACTGTGGAGAGTGTGAATGAGGGCAGCCTTTATGTCCAGTCCTCCGAGGCTGTGAAAACCTATGGCTGGATCGAGAAAACAGTGACATGGGACAGCGTTTCTGATCCTGAAGCGCTGCTGGAAAAGGCGAAGGCATATCTTGCCGACTTACAGTTCGACAATATGGAACTGGAAGTGAGTGCCCTTGACCTCCATTATCTTAATGCGAATGTGGAGGCAGTGAAACTGCTGGACGAGATCCGCGTGATCTCGCGACCGCATGGTCTTGACCGTGTATTTCCTGTCACGAAGCTGGAGATCCCTCTGGACAGCCCGGAGAATACCCAGTTTACGCTCGGCGACACGGTGCAGACAAGCCTTACCAGTGTGAACAACCAGATCAGCGCCGCTATCCTTGAGAAAATCGAGGGTCTCCCCAAGGCGCACAACATCCTGAAAGAGGCAAAAGAAAACGCCACACAGATCATGACAGCGGCCACGACCGGCTACATCACGATCACACGGGACGAATACGGTTCTGACACGCTTTATATTTCCAATATCCGCGACTATACCAAAGCCGACAAGCTCTGGAAATGGAACATGAACGGCCTTGGCTACTCAAAGGATTACGGAAAGACCTTTGGGCTTGCCATTACAATGGATGGTTCTATTGTGGCAGACTATATCACGACCGGTGTTCTCAATGCTGATGTAATCCGTGCCGGTACGCTGAAAGATTATGGCGGAAACTTCTCGCTTGACTTCGAGAGCGGCAAGCTGACGATGAAGAAAGGCTCCATCGACATTGGAGACGGAAACTTCACTGTTGACGAGGAAGGCAACCTTACCGCACGCCGAGGCACCTTTGCGGGTACTCTGGCTGCGGCGAAAGGCACCTTCAGCGGTACGCTGGTCGGTGTGGACGGAAACTTCAAGGGCGTGGTTCAGGCCTCTGACTTCCTTGACCGAGCGGGCAACAGCATGATGGATGACGAGCGATTCAAGTCCAAATATCTGAGCGTCTACGGGCTTACCGTTACCAACGGTGTCCGCACGACCTTTGCTGTTGATTCCAGCGGTTCCGTTACCATAGATGGTAAGGTGACGCTGTCCGCCGGAAGCACGATCAACTGGGCGTCCGTGACGAACCAGAATCTCACCTCCAACCCAGCCTACTCGCTGGCAAGCACGGCGAATGCAAACGCGGCCACTGCAAAGAGCGCAGCAGATGATGCTTACGATGAGGCTTCTGCTGCATGGTCGAGAGCAAATAAGGCCTATCAGGATCGGTGCACCGACCAGAATGTGTTTGATGTGCTCACCTCAGGTGGTACGAAGTTCGGTATTTTCAGCGACTCGTACAGCGGACGGCTTTACATCAATGCCGATTATATTCGCTCCGGCACAATCAATGCCGATTATATCGACCTATCATGCGATTATGGTGGATTCTGCAAAGGGCATGGCTCTGACGGTCAGCATACGACTTATGGCGCGATGATGTATGGTTCTAACGGTCCTGGTTGGGAGCCTTATATTATCGTTACCAATGCCGGCGCCCGTATCTCCGGAACCGGAGCAGACCTTGTAGTTTCCGGCGGCATCACCATGAGTGAAGAGCCAAGTTACGGTTCCGACTTAAGGATCAAGAACAGCATCGACTATGATCTTGCCTCTTATGAGGCGTTCTTCCTGGCGCTGAAGCCATCCACCTTCAAGTACAACAAAGGTACTTCCGGGCGGAAACATTTCGGCTTCATCGCGCAGGATGTAGAACAGGCAATGCTTGACACCGGACTGACGTCGGATCAACTTGCGGCACTTGTCAAAGATCCTGTCAAAGAGATCCTTTCGGATGGCATCATAGACTATCGTTACAGCATCCGATACGGTGAACTTATCGCGCTCAATACGCACATGATCCAGAAACTCTATCAAATGGTCGAAGAACTGCTTCAGCAAAAGGAGGGATAA
- a CDS encoding HK97 gp10 family phage protein → MITFRQKGDFSKLTRFLERAKETVHLGDLDQYGRAGVAALASATPVDSGETAQSWYYEITNKKGFVSISFHNSNIQNGVPIAIILQYGHGTGTGGWVAGRDYINPAIRPIFDQIANDAWKEVTKT, encoded by the coding sequence ATGATCACGTTCAGACAAAAGGGCGACTTCTCCAAGCTGACGAGGTTTTTGGAGAGAGCCAAAGAAACGGTGCATCTCGGAGACCTCGATCAGTATGGCCGAGCCGGAGTGGCCGCTCTTGCGTCTGCAACGCCTGTTGACTCTGGAGAAACGGCCCAATCGTGGTATTACGAGATCACGAACAAGAAGGGTTTTGTGAGCATCTCGTTTCACAATTCAAATATTCAAAATGGAGTTCCAATCGCCATCATTTTGCAGTATGGACATGGAACTGGAACCGGCGGCTGGGTAGCGGGACGTGATTACATCAATCCTGCTATCCGGCCTATTTTTGATCAAATCGCAAATGACGCATGGAAGGAGGTCACGAAGACATGA
- a CDS encoding tape measure protein — translation MSTTIDERVVEMRFDNRQFEAGVKTSLSTLDKLKEGLDLDGAAKGLKGLGDAAKKCDLSTLSNSVETVRMKFSALEVMAVTALSNITNSVINTGKRMIESFTLEPPKQGFDEYELKMGSIQTIMMSTGASLEEVNKYLQELNTYSDKTIYSFQDMTSNIGKFTNAGVGLEDAVMAIQGVSNVAAVSGANANEASRAMYNFAQALSAGYVKLIDWKSIENANMATVEFKTQLLESAVACGTLTKTADGMYKTVKGNVIDATHNFNDSLQDQWMTTEALVGTLRNYADETTDIGKKAFAAAQDVKTFSQLIDTLKEAAGSGWANTWEILFGDFEETKELWTGLSQAIGGFIDTQSDARNSVLQGWKDLGGRTELIESLKNTLKGIGTVIKPITEAFRDIFPPTTAEQLHNLTEGLLKFTEKLMLSDTASENLKNTFKGLFAILDICKRAIGAILGPVGSLLGKVTGLGGGVLGVTGSIGEWLVKLDEAIKKNDAFGKGIEEISDFVSGAVTAIKNFAESVREYLGLPTLDEAKESMKELFGTAEENIQVPGLELLHTILEKLKERAGQVKDAIVGLKDGISDAFSKIGGNTDVSKFAALIQALSIAAKKIGGGIFDALGNGINKIVTAVSNADFSGIIDLLNGISIGGIAIAITKFTNSLTKPFDEVGGLLDNVKGILDGVRGCFEAYQTQLKAGTLLKIASAIAILAASIVAISLIDSEKLSASLGAITVLFAELMASMSVFTKISGDVKGAVKSSTVMLAMSTSILILASALKKIGDLDGGQLAKGVAGVTALMAAMVGAVKLLNMSGGSSMKGATQMVLFAASIKILASVCTDLATLEWNGLVKGLTGVGVLLAEVSLFMNTAKFSGKSLTTAAGIVILASAIKILASACKDLGSLDFGQLVKGLGSIGVLLAEITVFTKLTGNAKGLVSTGIAMIGIGAAMKIFASAMGDFGNLDWNQIAKGLVAMGGALAEVAIAMKVMPKNTISVGIGLIAVGAALEIVANALGKMGGMTWEEIAKGLVTMGGALAELAIGLNVMNGTLPGSAAMLVAAGALAILTPVLLALGSMSWESIAKGLVTIAGAFTVIGVAGLVLTPLVPTILALSGAFALIGVGTAAIGAGLLAAGAGLSAIAVGITALATSLGAGVTVIVAGLSTIITGIAALIPAVAEKLGEAIIAFCGVITQGAPAIGEAVKAVVLTLVDVLVECVPAIADGALALLSGVLASLANYTPEIVDSIMLFLINLLNGIAERLPELIQAAVNVIAAFFSGIIDALAGLDTSVLVKTIAGIGLLSGIMVALGAVAALIPSAMIGVLGIGALIAELAIVLAAVGTLAQIPGLSWLIGEGGKLLEQIGTAIGGFVGGIVGGFMSGISSQFPQIGSDLAAFMTNVQPFIDGASSISPAMFSGVQALTDAILLLTKAELVQGIASWFTGSSSLSDFADELVPFGESMTEFSNAISGMDADLVSKAATAGKALAEMATTLPNSGGVVGFFAGENDMDKFGEQLVPFGKAMKDYSLAVKGMDVGAVSNSASAGKALVELSNTIPNCGGLVSFFTGDNSIADFGDQLVLFGNGLAAYSASIEGINMSKLSSAITQVEKLVALSDMVKNMDQYAFVNFTNALILLANTSIQNFTDAFYNSGATVSTAIIYMLNSAGTTIRQNQTIVNVAMAELMLAMAATVKAHTTSMNTAVVQMMVGFSTTIRSNGASVRTAMQSVMLVVVAEVNNYKDQFNEAGRNVSQGFINGIRSKLSGASQAGRDLGLAALNAAKKALDSHSPSREFIELGKNIGEGMTIGINNAIVPVSSAAAKMSDEAIKVAQKGLDSFKDWAEERKYYSELSLKEELAGWETLQKKYREGSEERKQIDREVYRVQNELVTATYQYSMNWIEEQKSYNKLTLAEELAAYKRVQSRYAKGTELRKKLDLQVYQLEKEISDAQKQYISDVQSVQSEANQKRLDLEEEYADKVKSINAQLASDIQAENDKYENALKSREDSLYKSYGLFDAVKERDEVSGDTLMKNLEGQVKEFGEWQDILESLAGRGLDSDLIEELQDMGPDAIAQIKALNNMSDSELEKYADLWKVKHAMAREQAVGELEGLREETQQNIAKLREEADQELTEYRALWQEKMNQVTEDANAQLEQLRRSFEEKVGLIKNNTEDELQEMADTAQKVLTEAGWDETGKQIVKGLTEGIQSEKSSFVDEITQLALAGVQAAKSTLDIHSPSRVFREIGNYTGLGFVKGLQDYVDRSYAAGSEMAESAEGGLSGVLQTIADIVSGGFDMEPVIRPVLDLSAVSAGADALNNLFYSQRAVGLVGQAAVAFEAQRGGSSQTTISVDNDDVVAELRTLRGEMASMLERMEKLRVVLNTGALVGELAEPMDVALGQRSTQRGRGI, via the coding sequence ATGAGCACAACGATCGACGAGAGAGTTGTTGAAATGCGATTCGACAACCGTCAATTCGAGGCGGGTGTGAAGACAAGTTTGTCCACGCTCGACAAACTCAAAGAGGGTTTGGATCTGGACGGTGCGGCTAAAGGTCTGAAGGGCCTTGGCGACGCGGCTAAAAAGTGCGACCTTTCGACCCTTAGCAATTCCGTCGAGACTGTTCGGATGAAATTCTCGGCGCTCGAAGTCATGGCGGTGACCGCCCTTTCAAACATTACCAACTCGGTCATCAATACCGGAAAACGGATGATCGAATCGTTTACATTGGAGCCTCCCAAACAAGGCTTTGATGAATACGAGCTCAAGATGGGCTCTATTCAGACGATCATGATGAGCACCGGCGCATCGTTAGAGGAGGTCAACAAGTATCTTCAGGAGCTGAACACCTACTCCGATAAGACAATTTACTCTTTCCAGGATATGACCTCCAATATCGGTAAGTTCACGAATGCCGGCGTCGGCCTTGAGGATGCTGTTATGGCTATCCAGGGCGTGTCGAATGTGGCTGCCGTATCTGGTGCAAATGCAAACGAGGCTTCCCGTGCAATGTATAACTTTGCGCAGGCCCTGTCCGCAGGATATGTCAAGCTGATCGACTGGAAATCCATTGAAAACGCGAACATGGCAACTGTGGAATTCAAGACGCAGCTTTTGGAGTCGGCTGTTGCGTGCGGAACTTTGACGAAAACCGCAGACGGAATGTATAAGACCGTCAAGGGAAATGTCATCGACGCCACACATAACTTTAACGATTCTTTGCAGGATCAGTGGATGACGACGGAAGCTCTTGTCGGCACACTTCGTAATTATGCTGATGAAACGACCGATATCGGCAAGAAGGCATTCGCTGCTGCACAGGATGTTAAGACATTCTCACAGTTGATAGACACCCTAAAGGAAGCTGCGGGCTCTGGCTGGGCGAATACCTGGGAAATCCTCTTTGGTGACTTTGAGGAAACCAAGGAATTGTGGACTGGTCTTAGTCAGGCGATCGGCGGATTTATTGATACGCAGTCTGATGCTCGTAATTCGGTACTTCAGGGATGGAAAGACCTTGGCGGCAGAACCGAGCTGATCGAGTCTCTCAAGAACACGCTCAAGGGGATCGGGACAGTTATCAAGCCGATCACAGAAGCCTTTCGTGATATTTTTCCGCCAACTACTGCGGAACAGCTTCATAATCTGACGGAAGGACTGCTGAAGTTCACAGAAAAGCTGATGCTTAGTGACACTGCTTCCGAAAACCTGAAGAACACCTTCAAGGGTCTGTTCGCCATTCTTGATATTTGCAAGCGGGCAATCGGTGCAATTCTGGGTCCGGTCGGTTCTCTTCTTGGGAAAGTAACCGGCTTAGGCGGCGGTGTTCTCGGCGTGACCGGCTCTATCGGAGAATGGCTCGTCAAGCTTGACGAAGCGATCAAGAAGAACGACGCCTTTGGCAAAGGCATTGAGGAAATCTCTGATTTTGTGAGCGGTGCCGTTACGGCCATCAAGAATTTTGCCGAGTCTGTTCGTGAATACCTCGGTCTGCCGACGCTTGACGAAGCGAAGGAGTCTATGAAAGAACTCTTTGGTACTGCCGAAGAGAATATTCAGGTTCCTGGACTGGAACTCCTGCACACGATCCTGGAGAAGCTGAAAGAGCGTGCCGGTCAGGTCAAAGACGCTATTGTCGGTCTGAAAGATGGCATCTCCGATGCGTTTTCTAAGATTGGCGGAAATACCGATGTGTCGAAATTTGCCGCATTGATCCAAGCACTATCCATTGCCGCTAAGAAAATTGGCGGGGGTATTTTCGATGCGCTCGGCAACGGCATCAATAAGATCGTAACTGCGGTGAGTAACGCTGATTTTAGCGGAATCATCGACCTGCTGAACGGAATTTCTATCGGCGGTATTGCGATTGCCATAACCAAATTCACTAATAGTTTGACGAAGCCCTTTGATGAAGTCGGAGGTCTTCTTGACAATGTGAAGGGGATTCTGGATGGGGTTCGTGGATGCTTTGAGGCGTATCAGACGCAGTTAAAAGCCGGAACTTTGCTGAAAATAGCAAGTGCTATTGCAATTCTGGCGGCATCTATCGTCGCGATTTCTCTTATTGATAGTGAGAAGTTATCTGCGTCACTGGGAGCTATTACGGTTCTCTTTGCCGAATTGATGGCATCCATGTCGGTCTTTACCAAAATCAGCGGAGATGTTAAAGGCGCGGTGAAGAGTTCGACAGTGATGCTCGCCATGTCCACATCCATCCTGATCCTTGCATCAGCTCTGAAAAAGATCGGTGACTTGGATGGTGGACAGCTTGCAAAAGGTGTTGCCGGTGTGACAGCCTTGATGGCGGCGATGGTCGGTGCGGTGAAGCTGCTTAACATGAGCGGCGGTTCTTCGATGAAGGGTGCGACACAGATGGTTCTCTTTGCGGCTTCCATCAAGATCCTTGCATCGGTCTGTACAGACCTTGCAACACTTGAATGGAATGGGCTTGTAAAAGGGCTGACTGGTGTCGGTGTACTGCTGGCAGAAGTCTCACTCTTTATGAACACCGCAAAGTTCAGTGGAAAGTCTTTGACAACAGCGGCGGGAATCGTCATCCTTGCCTCGGCAATCAAAATCCTGGCATCTGCCTGTAAGGATCTCGGTAGTCTCGATTTCGGACAGCTTGTGAAGGGGCTTGGCTCCATTGGTGTTCTTCTGGCGGAGATCACGGTCTTTACCAAGTTGACCGGTAATGCAAAGGGTCTGGTATCCACCGGGATCGCGATGATCGGGATTGGCGCTGCTATGAAAATCTTTGCTTCCGCGATGGGCGACTTCGGAAACCTTGACTGGAATCAGATCGCCAAGGGGCTTGTCGCTATGGGCGGCGCATTGGCCGAAGTGGCTATCGCTATGAAGGTGATGCCTAAGAACACGATAAGTGTTGGCATTGGTCTGATCGCTGTCGGTGCAGCACTTGAGATCGTGGCAAATGCCCTTGGAAAGATGGGCGGTATGACCTGGGAAGAGATTGCAAAAGGGCTCGTCACAATGGGCGGCGCTCTTGCAGAGCTTGCCATCGGTCTGAATGTGATGAACGGTACTTTGCCTGGCTCTGCTGCCATGCTGGTAGCGGCTGGCGCATTGGCTATTCTGACTCCGGTGCTGCTGGCTCTTGGCTCAATGAGTTGGGAGAGCATCGCCAAGGGGCTTGTGACGATTGCCGGTGCATTCACCGTGATCGGTGTGGCCGGTCTTGTGCTGACTCCTCTTGTTCCGACGATCCTGGCACTTTCCGGAGCATTTGCGTTGATCGGTGTCGGTACCGCAGCCATCGGAGCAGGTCTTCTCGCTGCCGGTGCCGGACTGTCGGCTATTGCAGTCGGCATTACCGCCTTGGCTACTTCTCTTGGCGCAGGTGTGACCGTTATTGTGGCAGGACTCAGCACGATCATCACAGGGATTGCCGCGTTGATCCCTGCCGTTGCCGAAAAGCTCGGTGAGGCTATTATAGCGTTCTGCGGCGTGATCACTCAGGGAGCTCCCGCTATTGGAGAAGCTGTTAAGGCCGTCGTTCTTACGCTGGTTGATGTACTTGTTGAGTGCGTCCCTGCAATCGCTGACGGTGCATTAGCACTGCTGTCCGGCGTGCTCGCCTCTCTTGCAAACTATACTCCGGAAATCGTTGACTCTATTATGCTGTTCCTGATCAACCTGCTGAACGGCATTGCAGAGCGGCTGCCCGAACTCATTCAGGCGGCAGTCAATGTGATCGCGGCATTCTTCTCCGGCATCATTGATGCTCTGGCAGGACTTGATACAAGTGTATTGGTGAAAACCATCGCCGGCATCGGTCTGCTGTCCGGCATTATGGTCGCATTGGGTGCGGTAGCCGCATTGATCCCAAGCGCTATGATAGGTGTGCTCGGCATTGGTGCTCTTATCGCTGAGCTGGCGATCGTTCTTGCTGCTGTTGGTACCCTTGCACAGATCCCCGGCCTTTCCTGGCTGATCGGTGAGGGCGGTAAGCTGCTGGAGCAGATCGGTACGGCGATCGGTGGGTTTGTCGGCGGCATTGTCGGTGGATTCATGAGTGGTATTTCCAGTCAGTTCCCGCAGATCGGCAGTGATCTTGCAGCGTTTATGACAAATGTTCAGCCGTTTATCGACGGCGCAAGCAGCATCTCTCCGGCGATGTTCAGCGGTGTGCAGGCATTGACAGACGCGATATTGCTGCTTACGAAGGCCGAGCTTGTGCAGGGTATTGCATCCTGGTTCACGGGTAGTTCTTCTCTTTCTGATTTTGCTGATGAGCTCGTTCCGTTCGGAGAAAGCATGACGGAGTTCAGCAACGCAATCAGCGGGATGGACGCCGACCTTGTTTCCAAAGCGGCGACTGCCGGTAAGGCACTTGCAGAGATGGCCACAACGCTGCCGAACAGCGGCGGTGTAGTCGGCTTCTTTGCCGGTGAGAATGACATGGACAAGTTTGGAGAGCAGTTGGTTCCGTTCGGAAAGGCCATGAAGGATTACTCTCTCGCTGTCAAAGGAATGGATGTCGGTGCCGTCAGCAATTCCGCTTCTGCCGGTAAGGCGCTCGTGGAACTATCCAATACCATTCCGAACTGCGGCGGGCTTGTGAGTTTCTTCACCGGAGACAACAGTATTGCCGACTTCGGCGACCAGCTCGTTCTTTTCGGCAATGGTCTTGCGGCTTACTCCGCCTCTATCGAGGGTATCAACATGAGCAAGCTCTCCAGCGCGATCACACAGGTCGAGAAGCTGGTGGCGCTTTCCGATATGGTGAAGAATATGGATCAGTATGCATTTGTGAACTTTACGAATGCGCTGATTCTGCTGGCAAACACAAGTATCCAAAACTTTACCGACGCCTTCTATAACAGTGGAGCTACCGTGAGCACGGCAATCATCTATATGCTCAATTCCGCAGGCACGACCATCCGGCAGAACCAGACGATCGTTAATGTGGCGATGGCTGAGCTGATGCTTGCGATGGCCGCGACTGTGAAAGCACATACCACGAGCATGAATACCGCGGTCGTGCAGATGATGGTCGGCTTCAGCACCACGATCCGCAGCAACGGTGCTTCCGTGCGGACGGCGATGCAGTCTGTCATGCTGGTCGTTGTGGCAGAAGTGAACAACTACAAGGACCAGTTCAATGAAGCCGGCAGGAATGTTTCGCAGGGCTTTATCAACGGCATCCGCTCGAAGCTGAGCGGCGCCTCTCAGGCGGGCCGTGATCTGGGCCTTGCGGCGCTGAATGCGGCAAAGAAGGCGTTGGACAGCCATTCTCCCTCCCGTGAGTTTATCGAGCTTGGTAAAAACATTGGCGAGGGTATGACCATCGGTATCAACAACGCGATCGTTCCGGTTTCTTCGGCTGCGGCAAAGATGAGCGATGAAGCCATCAAGGTCGCGCAGAAGGGACTCGACTCCTTTAAGGATTGGGCGGAAGAGCGGAAATATTACAGCGAGCTCAGCTTGAAAGAGGAGCTTGCCGGATGGGAAACGCTCCAGAAGAAATACCGCGAGGGCAGTGAGGAACGAAAGCAGATCGACCGCGAGGTCTATCGTGTTCAAAATGAGTTGGTTACGGCCACTTATCAGTATTCGATGAACTGGATCGAAGAGCAGAAATCGTATAACAAGCTGACCCTTGCGGAGGAACTGGCTGCCTATAAGCGTGTTCAGAGCCGATATGCCAAGGGGACAGAGCTGCGGAAGAAGCTCGACCTGCAAGTTTACCAGTTGGAGAAAGAGATCAGCGACGCGCAGAAACAGTATATCTCTGATGTGCAGTCTGTGCAGAGCGAGGCGAACCAGAAGCGGCTCGACCTGGAGGAAGAGTACGCCGATAAGGTAAAGTCGATCAACGCGCAACTGGCGAGCGATATTCAGGCTGAGAACGACAAGTACGAGAATGCTCTGAAATCCCGCGAGGATTCCCTCTATAAGTCCTATGGCCTCTTTGACGCTGTGAAGGAGCGTGATGAGGTCAGCGGCGACACCCTGATGAAGAATCTTGAGGGTCAGGTCAAGGAATTTGGCGAATGGCAGGATATTTTAGAGTCTCTTGCCGGCAGAGGACTTGACAGTGACCTTATCGAGGAACTTCAGGATATGGGTCCTGACGCGATCGCCCAGATCAAGGCGCTGAACAACATGAGCGACTCCGAGCTTGAGAAGTATGCTGACCTCTGGAAGGTCAAGCACGCAATGGCTCGCGAGCAGGCGGTCGGCGAATTAGAGGGGCTGCGTGAAGAGACCCAGCAGAATATTGCAAAACTCCGCGAGGAGGCCGATCAGGAGCTCACCGAGTATCGTGCTCTCTGGCAGGAGAAGATGAACCAGGTTACGGAAGATGCCAACGCTCAGTTGGAACAGCTCCGCAGAAGCTTTGAGGAAAAGGTTGGTCTTATCAAGAACAATACTGAGGATGAGCTTCAGGAGATGGCCGACACGGCGCAGAAGGTTCTGACGGAAGCTGGCTGGGATGAGACCGGCAAGCAGATCGTCAAGGGGCTTACTGAAGGCATTCAGTCTGAGAAGTCCAGCTTTGTTGATGAGATCACGCAACTGGCTCTTGCAGGCGTACAGGCGGCGAAATCGACACTGGACATCCACTCTCCATCGAGGGTATTCCGTGAGATCGGTAACTACACCGGCCTTGGTTTCGTGAAAGGTCTTCAGGACTATGTTGACCGATCTTATGCGGCCGGTTCTGAGATGGCGGAGTCGGCCGAGGGCGGTCTTTCCGGTGTGCTCCAGACCATTGCCGACATTGTGAGCGGCGGGTTCGACATGGAGCCAGTGATCCGTCCTGTTCTGGATCTCTCCGCCGTATCGGCTGGAGCAGACGCCTTGAACAACCTATTCTATTCGCAGCGAGCGGTCGGCCTTGTCGGGCAGGCTGCCGTTGCATTTGAGGCACAGCGCGGCGGAAGCAGCCAGACAACCATTTCCGTCGACAATGATGATGTTGTGGCTGAACTCCGTACGCTTCGAGGTGAGATGGCTTCGATGCTGGAACGCATGGAGAAGCTGCGTGTTGTGCTGAACACCGGTGCGCTCGTCGGCGAACTTGCTGAACCGATGGATGTGGCGCTCGGGCAGCGGTCTACACAAAGAGGAAGGGGGATTTAA